Proteins encoded in a region of the Vibrio ponticus genome:
- a CDS encoding 6-phospho-alpha-glucosidase: MKKAFNIVLVGGGSTWTPGLLKALCKRKDTFPLNRLVMFDVNAERQETIGEYAKLLFSEDYPELEFEYTTDVNVAYKDVDFVLCQMRTGGYEMREKDEKIPLSLGIIGQETCGPGGFAYGMRSIGDMIQMVEDVRERSPQAWILNYTNPAAIVADALKKRFPQDDRILNICDQPVNLLRSYGRLLNVDPNEFDPVYFGLNHFGWFTHLYNQQGEDLAPKLKAYIAENGFIPVDAEQRDQSWLDTYAAVADMLRDFPDYLPNTYLQYYLYPEYKLSKLDPEFTRANEVMNGREKRVFDECRQAVLDGTTKNSSVVHNDAHGDMIVEVAESIAFNQKRKFVVILENNGLVANLDNDVMVEVTAELGINGPRPYGVGKIPTFYKGMIENQFAYERLTVEAWFEGSYTKALQALTLNRTVGDAKKARKVLDALIEANKGYWPELA; this comes from the coding sequence ATGAAAAAAGCATTCAATATTGTTCTTGTCGGTGGCGGTTCAACTTGGACACCAGGTCTATTAAAAGCACTATGTAAACGTAAAGACACCTTCCCATTAAACCGCTTAGTGATGTTTGATGTGAATGCTGAGCGTCAAGAAACCATTGGTGAATATGCCAAGCTACTTTTCTCTGAGGATTACCCAGAGCTTGAGTTTGAGTACACGACTGATGTCAATGTTGCGTACAAAGATGTCGATTTCGTACTGTGCCAAATGCGTACTGGCGGCTACGAAATGCGTGAAAAAGACGAAAAGATTCCACTATCTTTAGGCATTATCGGTCAGGAAACTTGTGGTCCTGGTGGTTTCGCTTACGGCATGCGCTCAATTGGCGACATGATTCAAATGGTTGAAGATGTGCGTGAACGCTCACCACAGGCTTGGATCTTAAACTACACCAACCCAGCAGCAATCGTCGCGGATGCACTGAAAAAGCGCTTCCCACAAGATGATCGCATTCTCAATATCTGTGATCAACCAGTGAACCTACTTCGCTCTTACGGTCGCCTACTTAACGTAGATCCAAATGAGTTTGATCCTGTGTACTTCGGTCTAAACCACTTTGGTTGGTTCACTCACCTTTACAACCAGCAAGGTGAAGATCTTGCGCCAAAACTGAAAGCCTACATCGCCGAGAATGGTTTTATTCCTGTGGATGCAGAGCAGCGCGATCAATCTTGGTTAGATACTTATGCAGCTGTGGCAGACATGCTACGTGACTTCCCAGATTATCTGCCAAACACGTACCTACAGTACTACCTATACCCAGAGTACAAACTGTCTAAACTGGATCCTGAGTTTACCCGTGCTAACGAAGTCATGAACGGTCGTGAAAAGCGTGTATTTGACGAGTGTCGTCAAGCTGTTCTCGATGGTACCACCAAGAACTCAAGCGTGGTTCACAACGATGCGCATGGCGATATGATCGTTGAAGTAGCAGAATCCATCGCCTTTAACCAGAAGCGTAAGTTTGTGGTGATCCTTGAGAACAACGGTCTAGTGGCAAACCTAGACAATGATGTGATGGTTGAGGTGACAGCAGAGCTTGGCATCAACGGTCCGCGCCCATACGGTGTAGGTAAGATCCCTACTTTCTATAAAGGCATGATCGAAAATCAATTTGCTTACGAGCGTCTAACCGTTGAAGCTTGGTTTGAAGGTTCATACACCAAAGCACTACAAGCGCTGACACTAAACCGCACGGTAGGTGATGCGAAGAAAGCTCGTAAAGTGCTCGATGCACTGATCGAAGCTAACAAAGGTTACTGGCCAGAAC
- a CDS encoding PTS transporter subunit EIIC produces MKHLGSKLQDLGKALMMPISVIAAAGIFLGLAAALQNPNITGQSFNQLEAVQLVLGFIRKVAGSLFGNLPLFFAVAAAIGLAKQEKPTAAFAAIIGFISMHVGVNYSLLAQGLTPETTSVAYLVSQGMDKTAAMMFAAEFGNTLGIFSYHMSVLGGVIAGLVTVALHNRFYTIVLPTAINFFGGRRFVPIITVVVLPLVGVAMSLIWPTIGAAIAKIGEFIGQAGSFGTFLFAFAERLLIPTGLHHILNETVRFTPIGGIANVDGESVVGALSIFNYALTHPGSIDNEIVKEATRFLAQGKIPVMMFALPGAALAMYHCARDEHKTRVKALVIAGALASFTTGITEPLEFSFIFVSPLLFIFHAIMTGLSFALMHVFGVMIGNVQGGVIDLFVFGVLGGAQTQWWFAVLVGACYFPIYYFVFRTVITRFNVATPGREKEETSTEVVGNASEQATRIIEGLGGSSNIQLVDNCFTRLRVKVNDISKVKDDFLKTTGASGVKRASDVDVQVIYGPQVESIANDVKKALAI; encoded by the coding sequence ATGAAACACTTAGGTTCTAAGCTGCAAGACCTAGGAAAAGCGCTGATGATGCCGATTTCGGTTATCGCCGCCGCGGGTATTTTCCTAGGCTTAGCCGCCGCCCTACAAAACCCAAATATCACAGGACAATCATTCAACCAGCTTGAAGCGGTTCAATTGGTTCTTGGGTTTATCCGTAAAGTTGCTGGCTCTTTGTTCGGTAACCTACCACTCTTCTTTGCTGTGGCCGCTGCTATCGGTCTAGCAAAACAAGAGAAACCAACCGCTGCATTTGCGGCAATTATTGGTTTTATCTCAATGCACGTGGGGGTGAACTACTCACTACTTGCTCAGGGATTAACCCCAGAAACCACCTCGGTTGCTTACCTTGTTTCGCAAGGTATGGATAAGACGGCTGCAATGATGTTTGCCGCTGAATTTGGTAACACGTTAGGTATCTTTTCTTACCACATGAGTGTTCTCGGTGGCGTGATTGCAGGTCTCGTCACTGTGGCGCTGCACAACCGTTTCTACACCATTGTGTTACCAACTGCGATTAACTTCTTTGGTGGTCGCCGTTTTGTACCGATCATTACCGTCGTTGTGCTGCCGCTTGTTGGTGTGGCAATGTCGTTGATTTGGCCAACCATTGGTGCGGCAATTGCAAAAATTGGTGAGTTCATTGGTCAAGCAGGCAGTTTTGGTACTTTCCTATTTGCCTTCGCTGAGCGCTTACTGATCCCAACCGGTTTACACCACATTCTAAATGAAACGGTACGCTTTACGCCTATTGGTGGTATTGCCAACGTAGATGGTGAAAGCGTAGTTGGTGCATTGAGCATCTTTAACTATGCCCTAACTCACCCTGGTAGCATCGACAACGAAATTGTCAAAGAAGCCACTCGCTTCCTAGCACAAGGCAAGATCCCTGTGATGATGTTCGCTCTACCAGGTGCGGCGCTTGCGATGTACCACTGTGCACGCGATGAACACAAAACTCGCGTTAAAGCCCTTGTGATTGCTGGCGCTCTCGCATCTTTCACTACAGGTATCACCGAACCACTCGAGTTCAGCTTTATCTTTGTCAGCCCACTGCTGTTTATCTTCCACGCTATCATGACAGGTTTATCTTTCGCCTTGATGCATGTCTTTGGCGTAATGATCGGTAACGTACAAGGCGGTGTGATTGACCTATTTGTATTCGGTGTTCTTGGTGGTGCGCAAACTCAATGGTGGTTCGCAGTTCTCGTCGGCGCTTGTTACTTCCCTATCTACTACTTCGTTTTCCGCACGGTGATCACGCGCTTCAATGTCGCAACACCAGGTCGTGAAAAAGAAGAAACCAGCACGGAAGTGGTTGGTAATGCATCAGAACAAGCAACCCGCATCATCGAAGGTCTAGGTGGTTCAAGCAACATTCAACTGGTTGATAACTGCTTCACTCGTCTGCGTGTAAAAGTGAACGATATCAGCAAAGTTAAAGATGACTTTCTAAAAACAACTGGCGCCTCAGGCGTTAAGCGAGCAAGCGATGTGGATGTACAAGTTATCTACGGTCCACAAGTAGAAAGCATCGCCAACGATGTAAAAAAAGCACTCGCAATTTAA